A window of Hevea brasiliensis isolate MT/VB/25A 57/8 chromosome 14, ASM3005281v1, whole genome shotgun sequence contains these coding sequences:
- the LOC110657554 gene encoding homeobox protein HAT3.1, which yields MYLLSAFMFKSELMGVSPSQISCHTKSYSCPKHSRPGETPEYDVECKCTEISEQRHWITSETVQIEPGDTITVVSQCGTSEALQQSSEDATKNTLAENLDPPSEDARKSGLTDKSLGPKLTAIDQKLEFGSEDTRSGPSKEQYSLSSGIIQDQNALSTFTIDETLQRLCADAAKNSLAKDLELPCEEASKSSQIVKSPCPKQSTYERTLEFSSDIACCEPSLEKRKACCDIVKGELVEISTTLSSCTATGHLEPPPVLVTYLGLASDSEINIPDEKLRPPHDEVDKHSNLERSETPSKDAVSNSSQVGQRVKTTAKSSRKKYILRSLVRSDRVLRSRSQEKSKSPDSSANLANVSSKIEKTTTNKKKRQGKIIEADEYSKIRKHLRYLLNRMSYEQSLITAYSAEGWKGLSLEKLKPEKELQRATSEIFRRKLNIRDLFQRIDSLCAEGKLPESLFDSEGQISSEDIFCAKCGAEDLTADNDIILCDGTCDRGFHQFCLVPPLLKEDIPPDDEGWLCPGCDCKVDCIELLNDSQGTNISISDSWEKVFPEAAAAGQNPDQNFGLPSDDSDDNDYDPNGPEIGEKSPGNESSSDESCFTSASDELEAPPGDEQHLGLPSDDSEDDDYNPDGPDLDQNLVESSNSDFTSDSEDLAATLDDKELSGEDESRVYIRPQGDITREGSNHGGKQKQSLQSELLSILEPSPSQDGSVPISGKRNVERLDYKKLYNETYGSISSDSSDDEDFTDTVGPRKRRKSTEVAPATVNGDASVTKTGKQDLKETECTPKRSCQQPNFENTSIPPAKAHDGSSPSSSCGKTVGPSICRRLGEAVTQGLYKSFRENQYPNRTTKESLAKELGITFRQVTKWFENARWSFNHSSSMDVLVRKTSKMESPLPKTLGPKTISRDATCNGAQREESPKMQSAKLCSPEASKQKSKTSKSRKRKHTSDQTSSGTDSITEKMVKLSANLPKVKEKQVGGRMTRSKSVA from the exons ATGTATTTGCTATCAGCCTTTATGTTCAAGTCTGAGCTCATGGGTGTTTCTCCATCACAAATTAGTTGTCATACAAAAAGTTACTCATGCCCTAAACATAGCAGACCGGGAGAAACACCTGAATATGATGTCGAATGTAAATGTACCGAAATATCAGAACAGAGACATTGGATTACGTCAGAAACTGTACAAATTGAACCAGGTGATACTATTACTGTAGTTTCCCAATGTGGTACTAGTGAAGCATTACAACAATCTTCTGAAGATGCGACAAAAAATACTCTTGCTGAAAATTTGGATCCACCATCTGAAGATGCACGCAAGAGTGGTTTGACTGATAAAAGTTTGGGCCCTAAACTAACTGCAATAGATCAGAAACTTGAGTTTGGTTCAGAGGATACACGTAGTGGACCATCAAAAGAACAATATTCACTTAGCTCTGGAATCATACAGGATCAAAATGCACTATCAACCTTCACTATTGATGAAACCTTGCAACGATTGTGTGCAGATGCAGCCAAGAATTCTCTTGCTAAAGATTTAGAATTACCATGTGAAGAAGCTAGTAAAAGTAGTCAGATTGTTAAAAGTCCATGCCCTAAGCAATCCACATATGAACGAACACTTGAGTTTTCTTCAGATATTGCTTGTTGTGAACCATCATTAGAAAAACGAAAGGCTTGCTGTGACATTGTAAAAGGCGAATTGGTGGAAATCAGCACAACATTGTCTAGCTGTACTGCTACCGGGCATTTGGAGCCACCTCCTGTTCTTGTGACATATTTAGGTCTGGCTTCTGACAGTGAGATCAACATTCCTGATGAAAAACTACGACCACCTCATGATGAAGTGGATAAACACTCGAATCTTGAACGGTCAGAAACACCATCTAAAGATGCAGTTAGTAATTCCAGTCAGGTGGGCCAGAGGGTTAAAACAActgcaaaatcatcaagaaaaaaatatatactaaGATCTTTGGTAAGAAGTGATAGAGTTCTGCGGTCAAGATCACAAGAAAAATCTAAATCTCCTGATTCCAGTGCAAACCTGGCTAATGTTAGCTCCAAAATAGAGAAAACTACGACAAATAAGAAAAAGAGACAAGGAAAGATAATTGAAGCTGATGAATATTCAAAAATCAGAAAGCATTTAAGATATTTGTTGAATCGGATGAGCTATGAACAAAGCCTGATCACAGCTTATTCTGCAGAAGGCTGGAAAGGACTAAG CCTAGAAAAGCTAAAGCCAGAGAAGGAACTGCAAAGAGCTACATCTGAAATTTTTCGACGGAAATTGAATATAAGAGATTTATTTCAACGTATTGATTCACTATGTGCTGAAGGAAAGCTCCCAGAATCGTTATTTGATTCTGAAGGGCAGATTAGCAGTGAGGAT ATATTCTGTGCAAAATGTGGTGCCGAAGACTTGACTGCTGATAACGATATTATACTTTGTGATGGTACCTGCGACCGAGGGTTCCATCAGTTTTGTTTAGTACCACCATTGTTAAAAGAAGATA TTCCTCCTGATGATGAGGGTTGGTTATGCCCTGGATGTGATTGCAAAGTTGATTGCATTGAATTGCTTAATGACTCTCAAGGAACAAATATTTCTATCAGTGATAGTTGGGAG AAGGTTTTCCCTGAGGCTGCAGCAGCTGGACAAAATCCGGATCAGAACTTTGGACTTCCTTCAGATGATTCTGATGATAATGATTATGATCCTAATGGACCAGAAATTGGTGAGAAGAGTCCAGGCAATGAATCAAGCTCTGATGAATCTTGCTTCACTTCTGCATCTGATGAGTTGGAGGCTCCACCAGGTGATGAGCAGCATTTGGGGCTTCCTTCTGATGATTCAGAGGATGACGACTATAATCCTGATGGTCCAGATCTTGATCAGAACTTGGTGGAGAGTTCAAATTCTGACTTTACATCTGACTCTGAGGATCTTGCCGCTACTCTTGATGATAAGGAGTTGTCTGGAGAAGATGAAAGCCGTGTGTACATTAGACCTCAAGGAGATATTACTAGAGAAGGTTCTAACCATGGTGGAAAACAGAAGCAATCTTTACAGAGTGAGCTGTTATCCATATTAGAGCCAAGTCCTAGCCAAGATGGGTCTGTACCCATTTCTGGGAAAAGAAATGTTGAGAGATTGGACTACAAAAAATTGTACAAT GAAACATATGGAAGTATTTCATCTGACTCAAGTGATGATGAAGATTTCACTGATACCGTTGGACCAAGGAAGAGGAGGAAAAGTACAGAAGTTGCTCCAGCAACAGTGAATGGAGATGCTTCTGTGACCAAGACTGGAAAGCAAGACCTAAAAGAGACAGAATGCACTCCTAAGAGAAGTTGTCAACAGCCAAACTTTGAAAATACAAGCATACCACCAGCTAAAGCACATGATGGCTCTTCTCCATCTAGTTCTTGTGGTAAAACAGTTGGGCCATCAATATGTAGAAGGCTTGGAGAAGCTGTAACTCAG GGACTCTACAAATCCTTTAGGGAAAATCAATATCCCAACCGAACCACAAAAGAAAGTCTGGCAAAAGAGCTAGGAATTACTTTTCGGCAG GTTACTAAGTGGTTTGAGAATGCTCGATGGAGCTTCAACCATTCATCATCTATGGATGTGTTGGTCAGAAAAACTTCAAAAATGGAATCTCCACTGCCTAAAACACTAGGGCCTAAAACTATTAGCAGAGATGCTACTTGCAATGGAGCTCAAAGAGAGGAATCACCCAAGATGCAAAGCGCTAAATTGTGTAGCCCAGAAGCCAGCAAACAAAAATCCAAAACCTCAAAATCTAGAAAGAGAAAGCATACATCAGATCAAACATCATCGGGAACAGATTCAATAACTGAGAAAATGGTAAAGCTTTCGGCTAATTTACCAAAAGTTAAAGAAAAACAAGTGGGTGGCCGGATGACGAGAAGTAAATCTGTTGCTTGA